From a region of the bacterium HR11 genome:
- the ccmE gene encoding Cytochrome c-type biogenesis protein CcmE gives MRLRAREIVIGALSLGILLIGYLVFSGMRGQQQYYLHLDELERMAAEVDGKGVRINARVEPGSIRKAPQRLVYDFAVTDGQRRVTVHYEGVVSDMFKDGIEVVVEGRYDARRNHIEATRLLTKCPSKYQADAGRP, from the coding sequence ATGCGTCTGCGAGCGCGCGAGATCGTCATCGGAGCCCTGAGTCTCGGGATTTTGCTCATCGGCTACCTGGTCTTTTCCGGGATGCGGGGCCAGCAACAGTACTACCTGCATCTGGACGAGCTCGAACGGATGGCCGCCGAGGTCGACGGCAAGGGCGTTCGCATCAATGCGCGGGTCGAGCCCGGCTCTATCCGCAAGGCCCCCCAGCGGCTGGTATACGACTTTGCCGTCACGGACGGCCAGCGGCGGGTGACGGTCCACTACGAGGGCGTGGTATCCGACATGTTCAAGGACGGCATCGAGGTCGTCGTCGAGGGCCGGTACGACGCCCGCCGGAATCACATCGAGGCGACCCGCCTGCTGACCAAGTGTCCGTCGAAGTATCAGGCCGATGCGGGCCGGCCGTGA
- the ccmF gene encoding Cytochrome c-type biogenesis protein CcmF yields MHFPWIHYDPSQYPVAFVGTILLAGAWLMALYAMAASVWGGLRRREPWVRSGEHALGATTLVLSMAVFLLWQALYTNNFDLAYIVQHSSSKIPRLYALAALWGGQEGSLLFWVWILSLYTALVLLQNRHRRRLWLPYVSATLALVQLFFLTTILFAANPFTPVPEAVGEGRGLNPILQRPLMAIHPPNLYLGYVGFTVPFAFAVAALVTGRMNLEWLVAVRRWALVPWFFLTAGILIGSRWAYQELGWGGYWAWDPVENASLMPWLLSTAYLHSIMVQEKKNMLRAWNITLIMATFLLSVLGTFITRSGILSSVHAFAVSPIGDYFIVFLSFILFYGLALLYIRWPVIRSAQRIEAVLSKESSFLFNNLLLTGICFAVLWGTLFPLVSDLVKGHRITVAAPFFNQVTAPLGLALLILTGICPLIAWRRATWTNFERNLLLPSVFTLVAASVLFALGLREPLPLAFVGAGVLVLATTALEFYRGVRARRRMYSEPVWTAFGKLFVKHPRRYGGYIVHLGVVLLFFGIVGSAFYQVKREVFLRPGDTAHLQGYTLKYEGLRLQRFPHKDLVTASVVLQRGDRVVTRLAPGREFHPNADQPVTNVAIYSTWRGDVYLVLGAWDENQGATLEMYYNPLVIWFWVGGWLMLVGGVIVMNPRWEPAYMLAPQAAVARP; encoded by the coding sequence ATGCACTTTCCGTGGATCCATTACGACCCTTCCCAATACCCGGTGGCGTTTGTCGGGACAATTCTCCTGGCTGGGGCCTGGCTGATGGCGCTTTACGCGATGGCGGCCAGCGTCTGGGGAGGCCTCCGGCGTCGGGAGCCCTGGGTCCGCTCGGGGGAACACGCCCTGGGGGCGACCACCTTGGTCCTGTCGATGGCCGTCTTCCTCCTATGGCAGGCGTTGTATACGAACAACTTCGACCTGGCATATATCGTTCAGCATTCGTCCAGTAAGATCCCCCGCCTGTACGCCCTGGCGGCCCTCTGGGGCGGGCAGGAGGGGTCACTCCTGTTCTGGGTCTGGATCCTGAGCCTGTACACGGCCTTGGTCTTGCTTCAAAACCGCCACCGGCGACGCCTGTGGCTCCCCTACGTGAGCGCGACGCTGGCCCTGGTCCAGCTCTTTTTTCTGACGACGATCTTGTTTGCGGCGAACCCCTTCACGCCCGTCCCGGAAGCCGTCGGTGAGGGCCGGGGGTTGAATCCCATCCTCCAGCGACCGTTGATGGCCATCCATCCGCCTAACTTGTACCTCGGTTACGTCGGTTTCACGGTCCCCTTCGCCTTTGCCGTCGCCGCCCTCGTCACGGGCCGGATGAACCTGGAGTGGCTGGTCGCCGTCCGTCGGTGGGCGCTCGTGCCCTGGTTCTTCCTGACGGCGGGGATCCTCATCGGGAGCCGGTGGGCCTACCAGGAGCTCGGCTGGGGCGGCTACTGGGCGTGGGACCCCGTCGAGAACGCCTCCCTGATGCCCTGGCTCCTCTCGACGGCCTATTTGCATTCCATCATGGTCCAGGAAAAGAAGAACATGCTCCGGGCCTGGAACATCACGCTGATCATGGCGACGTTCCTGCTGTCGGTCCTGGGGACGTTCATCACCCGGAGCGGGATCCTCTCGTCGGTCCATGCCTTCGCCGTCTCGCCTATCGGGGACTACTTCATCGTCTTCTTGAGCTTCATCCTCTTTTATGGCCTGGCCCTCCTGTATATCCGATGGCCGGTCATCCGGAGCGCCCAGCGGATCGAGGCCGTCCTGTCGAAGGAGAGCAGTTTTCTGTTCAACAACCTGCTCCTGACGGGCATCTGCTTTGCGGTCCTGTGGGGAACGCTCTTCCCCCTCGTGTCGGACCTGGTGAAGGGGCATCGGATCACCGTGGCGGCGCCCTTCTTCAATCAGGTCACGGCCCCCCTGGGCCTGGCCCTCCTGATCCTCACGGGGATCTGCCCGCTGATCGCCTGGCGGCGGGCGACGTGGACGAACTTTGAGCGGAACCTCCTCCTGCCGTCGGTCTTTACACTGGTCGCGGCATCGGTCCTATTCGCCCTCGGCCTGCGGGAGCCTCTCCCCCTGGCCTTTGTGGGGGCCGGCGTCCTGGTCCTGGCCACGACGGCCCTCGAGTTTTACCGGGGCGTCCGGGCCCGACGCCGGATGTACAGTGAGCCCGTCTGGACGGCCTTTGGGAAGCTCTTCGTGAAACACCCCCGTCGCTACGGCGGTTATATCGTCCACCTGGGCGTCGTCCTGCTGTTCTTCGGCATCGTCGGCTCGGCCTTCTACCAGGTCAAGCGGGAGGTGTTCCTTCGGCCCGGCGACACGGCCCATCTGCAGGGCTACACGCTGAAATACGAGGGCCTTCGTCTCCAGCGCTTCCCCCACAAGGACCTCGTCACGGCCTCCGTCGTCCTTCAACGGGGCGACCGGGTCGTGACCCGCTTGGCCCCCGGCCGGGAATTCCATCCCAACGCCGACCAGCCCGTCACAAACGTGGCCATCTACTCGACGTGGCGGGGCGACGTCTATCTCGTCCTGGGGGCGTGGGACGAGAACCAGGGGGCGACCCTGGAGATGTACTATAACCCCCTGGTCATCTGGTTCTGGGTCGGGGGCTGGCTGATGCTCGTCGGGGGCGTCATCGTCATGAATCCTCGGTGGGAGCCGGCATACATGCTGGCCCCGCAGGCGGCCGTCGCCCGGCCCTGA